The Hevea brasiliensis isolate MT/VB/25A 57/8 chromosome 1, ASM3005281v1, whole genome shotgun sequence genome has a window encoding:
- the LOC110664677 gene encoding beta-1,6-galactosyltransferase GALT29A-like: MKRSVRPLFSILLLIVFAITLGCRILLRRGGSGGGGGGGFSSIELGPNVLVQTPPIPVFNSTLLKYAAIDIGEAQAKQEIEQLLEGNFASQGTYRTIATWRRFNHHDVRASSSRGFPVMSPQFYRYWLNFRRVLHDWARAKRYQPDIMNELVGLVKNPIDAHDGLMGSNKKYSSCAVVGNSGILLQKHYGELIDGHEVVIRLNNARTNGFEQHVGSKTNISFVNSNILHPCAGRLGCFCHPYGPNVPMVMYICQPVHFLDYTICNLSHKAPLIVTDPRFDMLCARIVKYYSLKRFVAETGKSLDEWSAAHDGLMFHYSSGFQAVMLAAGICDKVSVFGFGKSTLAKHHYHTNQKGELKLHDYEAEYDFYHDLVNTPHIIPFISDKFKFPPVVIYQ, translated from the coding sequence ATGAAAAGGTCAGTCCGTCCACTCTTTAGCATTCTGTTGCTGATTGTGTTTGCTATTACCCTCGGCTGCCGGATCCTACTCCGCCGTGGTGGCAGCGGCGGCGGCGGCGGCGGCGGTTTCAGCTCAATCGAGCTCGGACCCAATGTACTTGTCCAAACTCCTCCAATCCCAGTTTTCAACTCTACACTGCTAAAATATGCAGCTATTGATATAGGTGAAGCTCAAGCAAAGCAAGAAATAGAACAGTTGTTAGAAGGTAACTTTGCTAGTCAAGGGACGTATAGAACTATTGCTACTTGGAGAAGGTTCAATCACCATGATGTCAGAGCTAGCTCTTCCAGGGGCTTTCCTGTAATGTCACCTCAGTTTTATCGGTATTGGTTAAATTTTAGGAGGGTATTGCATGATTGGGCTAGAGCCAAGAGGTATCAACCTGATATAATGAATGAATTGGTGGGGCTGGTAAAGAATCCAATTGATGCGCATGATGGATTAATGGGTTCAAACAAGAAGTATAGTTCTTGTGCTGTAGTAGGCAATAGCGGGATTTTGTTGCAAAAACATTATGGAGAGTTGATTGATGGCCATGAGGTTGTCATCAGATTGAACAATGCAAGGACAAATGGATTTGAGCAACATGTTGGGTCTAAAACTAATATTTCCTTCGTAAATAGCAACATTTTGCATCCTTGTGCCGGGAGACTAGGATGTTTTTGTCACCCATATGGCCCTAATGTCCCCATGGTTATGTATATTTGTCAGCCAGTGCATTTCTTAGACTATACCATTTGCAATTTGTCTCACAAGGCGCCTTTGATTGTCACTGATCCACGTTTCGATATGTTGTGTGCGAGGATCGTGAAATACTACTCCTTGAAACGGTTTGTGGCGGAGACAGGTAAGTCATTGGATGAATGGAGCGCTGCACATGATGGTTTAATGTTTCACTACTCTTCTGGTTTCCAAGCTGTTATGTTAGCAGCTGGGATTTGTGACAAAGTTAGTGTATTTGGATTTGGAAAATCCACTTTGGCTAAGCACCATTATCATACTAATCAAAAGGGTGAGCTTAAGTTGCATGATTATGAAGCGGAGTATGATTTTTATCATGATCTGGTGAACACTCCACATATAATACCATTCATTTCAGACAAGTTCAAGTTTCCTCCTGTGGTAATTtatcaatga